In the genome of Deinococcus psychrotolerans, one region contains:
- a CDS encoding enoyl-CoA hydratase-related protein: MTSSNPVLLSETKNAVLTLSLNRPERLNAANDELLFSLTEALKAAETDPAVRVVVITGAGRGFCAGQDLGDVQNREGSTNFTEHLRHTYIPLIQTIRSLKKPVITAVNGVAAGAGASLALSGDVRLWSENATLIEVFSNIALIPDAGSTWFLPRLVGAARAFEMMAFAEKVSAADGLNMGLCEQVYSAETFADDVQAYAERLAARPLNALALTKQALNFALSSSLDAALDNESVLQQLAGDHAEHEEGVRAFAEKRKPEFGKF; the protein is encoded by the coding sequence ATGACTTCATCCAATCCTGTTCTTTTGTCTGAAACCAAGAACGCTGTCCTGACGCTGAGTCTCAACCGCCCCGAGCGCCTCAACGCCGCCAATGACGAGCTGCTTTTCTCACTGACCGAGGCCCTCAAAGCTGCCGAAACCGATCCCGCCGTGCGCGTTGTTGTCATCACCGGGGCGGGGCGCGGCTTTTGTGCCGGGCAGGATCTGGGCGACGTGCAAAACCGGGAAGGCAGCACCAACTTCACCGAGCACCTGCGCCACACTTACATTCCGCTGATTCAAACCATTCGGAGCCTGAAAAAACCCGTTATCACGGCGGTTAACGGCGTGGCGGCGGGCGCGGGCGCGAGTCTGGCCCTCAGCGGCGATGTCCGGCTATGGAGCGAGAACGCCACCCTGATCGAGGTGTTTTCCAACATCGCCCTGATCCCCGACGCGGGCAGCACTTGGTTCTTGCCCCGTTTGGTAGGCGCGGCCAGAGCTTTTGAAATGATGGCCTTTGCCGAAAAAGTAAGTGCCGCAGACGGGTTGAACATGGGCCTGTGTGAACAGGTCTACAGCGCCGAAACCTTCGCAGATGATGTGCAGGCCTACGCCGAGCGCCTAGCGGCCCGCCCACTGAACGCCCTCGCCCTTACCAAGCAGGCGCTCAACTTTGCCCTGAGCAGCTCACTAGACGCCGCGCTGGACAACGAATCGGTCTTGCAACAACTGGCAGGCGACCATGCTGAGCACGAAGAGGGCGTGCGGGCCTTTGCCGAGAAACGCAAGCCGGAGTTCGGGAAATTCTGA
- a CDS encoding MBL fold metallo-hydrolase: MSFVLPPPERHALADGTLIYSFPVRVFGDFLANIYVVRRGEYTALIDTGSGTEQSNADLLTGFSALSEMDAHITWVGLSRIVITHGHIDHHGGLDFVRTLTQAPVAVHELDQPVLSAYRERIVLTSRALRAFLHGAGVDAAGVTAFMKMYGAGKIRFVGGPVDTELHHGDLLDGLFKVIHTPGHCPGQVCLRVGEVLLSADQVLAHTTPHLSAESITPGNGLSHYLHSLDLLDAEEGIVLTLAGHEEPISDLRARTADIRASHTRKMNRILSICAAPSSLQTITSQLYPRVKSYDTLLALEKVGALVEYLSARGEVRVANLEQMERDEEASPLYQTA; this comes from the coding sequence ATGTCCTTTGTCCTGCCCCCACCCGAGCGCCACGCCCTCGCCGACGGCACTTTGATTTACAGCTTTCCGGTGCGGGTCTTCGGCGACTTTTTGGCCAACATCTACGTCGTGCGGCGCGGCGAATACACGGCCCTGATCGACACCGGCAGCGGCACCGAGCAGAGCAACGCCGACTTGCTCACAGGCTTTTCGGCGCTCAGCGAAATGGACGCCCACATCACCTGGGTAGGCTTGTCACGCATCGTGATTACCCACGGCCATATCGACCACCACGGCGGCTTGGACTTTGTGCGGACGTTGACTCAGGCCCCCGTCGCCGTTCACGAGCTTGACCAGCCAGTGCTAAGCGCTTACCGCGAGCGAATTGTGCTGACTTCACGGGCCTTGAGGGCCTTTTTGCACGGAGCAGGCGTGGACGCGGCTGGGGTAACGGCTTTTATGAAGATGTACGGCGCGGGCAAAATCCGTTTCGTGGGCGGCCCCGTTGACACCGAACTCCATCACGGCGACCTACTGGACGGCCTTTTTAAAGTCATTCACACGCCGGGACATTGTCCGGGGCAAGTCTGCTTGCGCGTGGGTGAGGTGCTGCTGAGCGCCGATCAGGTGCTGGCCCACACCACACCGCATCTCTCCGCTGAGAGCATCACGCCCGGCAACGGCTTGTCGCATTACTTGCACTCGCTTGACCTTCTGGACGCCGAAGAAGGCATTGTGCTCACGCTGGCTGGACACGAGGAGCCAATTTCAGATTTGCGTGCCCGCACCGCCGACATTCGCGCCTCACACACCCGCAAAATGAACCGCATTCTCAGCATTTGCGCCGCTCCCAGCAGCTTGCAGACCATTACCAGCCAACTCTATCCGCGTGTCAAAAGCTACGACACCTTGCTGGCGCTCGAAAAGGTAGGGGCTTTGGTGGAGTATCTCAGTGCACGCGGCGAAGTGCGGGTGGCCAACCTTGAGCAGATGGAGCGCGACGAAGAAGCTTCACCGCTCTACCAGACAGCCTGA
- a CDS encoding LLM class flavin-dependent oxidoreductase: MTSPVLSVLDLVPLTAGGSAQAIKDTVELAQHVESLGYQRYWLAEHHNMQSLVSSAPELLIAALSQRTTTLRLGAGGMMLPNHSPLKVAELFRTLEALAPDRIDLGLGRAPGTDMRTALALRRSREALQADDFESQLTELLAFGGREFAGKHPFAGSAFEGVIAAPYDQPLPPLWMLSSSGHGASVAAEIGAGLAFAAHINPDFDLAAQAIKAYRQAFRPSEQFPVPKVIVAQTVIVADTDAEAERLALPLGLMFLRLVRGQTEPFASVEEAERYPYTPAERAQLATMRRTGRFVAGSSATVKARLDQVLEMTGADELMIGSMIPDLADRKRSYERLAQLYPQKV; this comes from the coding sequence ATGACCTCTCCTGTTCTTTCCGTTCTCGATTTGGTGCCGCTTACCGCTGGCGGCAGCGCTCAGGCCATTAAAGACACTGTGGAACTGGCGCAGCACGTTGAATCTTTGGGCTATCAGCGCTACTGGCTGGCCGAGCATCACAACATGCAGTCGCTGGTCAGCAGCGCTCCCGAACTGCTGATCGCCGCGCTGAGCCAGCGCACCACCACGCTGCGGCTGGGCGCGGGCGGCATGATGTTGCCCAACCACTCGCCGCTCAAAGTCGCTGAACTGTTCCGCACGCTCGAAGCGCTGGCCCCTGACCGCATCGATCTGGGACTGGGCCGCGCTCCGGGCACCGACATGAGGACGGCGCTGGCCCTCAGAAGGTCGCGTGAAGCTTTGCAAGCAGACGATTTCGAGTCTCAACTCACCGAACTGCTGGCCTTCGGTGGGCGCGAGTTCGCGGGTAAGCATCCGTTTGCGGGCAGCGCTTTTGAAGGCGTGATCGCCGCGCCTTATGATCAACCGCTTCCGCCACTGTGGATGCTGAGCAGCTCCGGTCACGGCGCGTCGGTGGCCGCCGAAATCGGCGCGGGGCTGGCTTTTGCCGCCCACATCAACCCCGACTTCGACTTGGCGGCGCAGGCGATCAAAGCCTACCGACAAGCCTTCCGGCCTTCCGAGCAGTTCCCGGTTCCCAAAGTCATCGTGGCGCAAACCGTGATCGTGGCCGACACCGACGCCGAAGCCGAGCGCCTGGCCTTGCCGCTGGGCCTGATGTTCTTGCGGTTGGTGCGCGGCCAGACCGAGCCATTTGCCAGCGTGGAGGAAGCGGAGCGCTATCCGTACACGCCCGCCGAACGCGCCCAGCTCGCCACCATGCGCCGAACGGGCCGGTTTGTGGCTGGCAGTTCGGCAACGGTCAAAGCGCGGCTGGATCAAGTGCTGGAGATGACCGGCGCGGATGAGCTGATGATCGGCAGCATGATCCCCGATTTGGCCGACAGAAAGCGCTCATATGAACGGTTGGCGCAACTCTATCCGCAAAAAGTGTAG
- a CDS encoding SDR family NAD(P)-dependent oxidoreductase, with product MELKGKTVVVTGSASGIGKALTERFVKEGARVIASDRSAEAGQHEAEAAGARFVAVDVSHEKDIQRLIEDVWANEGEIDLFCSNAGIAIGAGPESPDSQWRLIENVNVMSHVWAARHLLPRMLERGEGYLLNTASAAGLLTELHSAPYAVTKHAALAFAEWLAITYGDRGIKVSCLCPEGVWTPMIQNAPLLQQTAVTTDVLVEAVLEALREEKFLITTHASTLQSFQVKAENYDNWIGKMRRLRGKAMALLQNASVGSKPE from the coding sequence ATGGAGCTTAAAGGTAAAACCGTTGTCGTCACCGGCAGCGCGTCCGGCATCGGCAAGGCCCTGACCGAGCGTTTCGTCAAGGAAGGAGCGCGGGTGATCGCCTCAGACCGCAGCGCCGAGGCGGGCCAGCACGAGGCCGAGGCGGCTGGAGCCAGATTCGTGGCAGTAGATGTCAGCCACGAAAAAGACATTCAGCGCCTCATCGAAGATGTCTGGGCCAATGAAGGCGAGATCGATCTGTTTTGCTCCAACGCGGGCATCGCCATCGGCGCGGGGCCGGAGTCGCCCGACTCACAGTGGCGCTTGATTGAAAACGTCAACGTGATGAGCCATGTCTGGGCGGCCCGCCACCTGCTGCCGCGCATGCTGGAACGCGGTGAGGGGTACCTGCTCAACACTGCCTCAGCGGCGGGCCTGTTGACCGAGCTGCACTCCGCGCCCTACGCCGTGACCAAGCACGCCGCGCTGGCGTTTGCCGAGTGGCTGGCCATCACCTACGGAGACCGGGGTATTAAAGTGTCGTGCCTGTGCCCGGAAGGCGTCTGGACACCGATGATTCAGAATGCTCCTCTGCTCCAGCAGACCGCTGTGACCACCGACGTGCTGGTGGAAGCCGTGCTGGAAGCGCTGCGCGAGGAAAAATTTCTGATCACCACCCACGCCAGCACCTTGCAGAGTTTTCAAGTCAAGGCGGAGAACTACGACAACTGGATCGGCAAAATGCGGCGGCTGCGCGGTAAAGCGATGGCGCTGCTACAAAATGCCAGCGTTGGCAGCAAACCAGAGTGA
- a CDS encoding ABC transporter substrate-binding protein: MQTPKKIALMTAALLVTVQPAALAQNNAPVKLRFVSLAWQTQAIAAVKTAVAGCNAQSKSYQVDYQQVSWDSVQDYLTTSFEAKSVPDIFHYESTPVMEFGARGYLTDLSKMIPAEMKKDVAKGAWETVTADNGNIYGVPFLWESLITLYNKDLFKAAGIRVPTVAKPWSWTEFQQASKKLTIDKNGDGTPEQYGSAFGLRSPTNRILNLALGFGGNYFYKSGNKYVIKVGDKEKALLKILLDMHYADKSAAPDGLTAQSPELFAGFFSGKFAMLPGIGVWARQTIAESGPKNFNWGVLPPMKALSQAQGSATQTLSIPASSTHKKEAMQFINCLTNRTNDGKLAAGDWLFPTRTSSLKGSYFQSPNNGWKTASESAKYLTMAPFQEVSGFTEVKSKVLTPTFQQLLANRITLDDAAKQIEQQGNDILAKYYK, encoded by the coding sequence ATGCAAACACCTAAAAAGATCGCCCTGATGACCGCCGCTTTGCTCGTTACCGTGCAGCCCGCCGCCCTCGCACAAAACAACGCTCCGGTCAAACTGCGCTTCGTCAGTCTGGCGTGGCAGACCCAAGCGATTGCGGCGGTCAAGACGGCAGTGGCCGGCTGTAACGCCCAGAGCAAGAGCTATCAGGTGGATTACCAGCAAGTCTCCTGGGACTCGGTTCAGGACTACCTGACCACCTCATTCGAGGCCAAGAGCGTGCCGGACATCTTTCACTACGAATCCACGCCGGTCATGGAATTCGGCGCACGCGGCTACCTGACCGACCTTTCCAAAATGATTCCGGCAGAAATGAAAAAGGACGTGGCCAAAGGCGCGTGGGAGACTGTCACCGCCGACAACGGCAACATCTACGGCGTGCCGTTCTTGTGGGAGTCGCTGATTACCCTCTACAACAAAGACCTGTTCAAGGCGGCGGGCATCCGGGTGCCGACGGTGGCCAAGCCGTGGAGCTGGACCGAGTTTCAGCAGGCTTCCAAAAAGCTGACCATCGACAAAAATGGCGACGGCACGCCGGAGCAGTACGGCTCGGCTTTCGGGCTGCGCTCGCCCACCAACCGGATTTTGAATCTGGCGCTGGGCTTCGGCGGCAACTATTTTTACAAGAGTGGCAACAAGTACGTCATCAAGGTAGGCGACAAAGAAAAAGCGCTGCTCAAAATCCTGCTGGACATGCATTACGCCGACAAATCGGCGGCCCCAGACGGCCTGACCGCCCAGAGCCCCGAGCTGTTCGCGGGCTTTTTCTCCGGCAAGTTCGCCATGCTGCCGGGCATCGGGGTGTGGGCACGTCAGACCATCGCCGAGAGCGGCCCCAAGAACTTTAACTGGGGCGTGCTGCCGCCGATGAAGGCGCTCAGTCAGGCGCAGGGATCGGCCACCCAGACCTTGAGCATTCCCGCTTCCAGCACCCACAAAAAAGAAGCCATGCAGTTCATCAACTGCTTAACCAATCGCACCAACGACGGCAAGCTGGCGGCAGGCGACTGGCTGTTTCCCACCCGCACCTCATCCCTCAAAGGCTCTTACTTTCAGTCGCCCAACAACGGCTGGAAGACTGCTTCCGAATCGGCCAAATACCTGACGATGGCTCCGTTTCAAGAAGTCAGCGGCTTTACTGAGGTCAAGAGTAAAGTGCTGACCCCTACCTTTCAGCAACTGCTGGCCAACCGAATCACGCTTGACGACGCTGCCAAGCAAATTGAGCAGCAAGGCAACGACATTCTGGCCAAGTATTACAAATAA
- a CDS encoding carbohydrate ABC transporter permease has translation MSAPESFYRRKSKFSGSRLLMSLLMWGFVLFLAFPVVWLLSTAFKPNAEIFGAASFFPKAPTLSNFSEAISDLGVLQSAFNTFKVSIISAALTLAIATPASYALARRPSGINKAVLIWILVTQTFPVILVLVPLFLILARFGLVNTHLGLILVYVVWSLPFVLWMLQGYIAGIPVELEEAAAVDGATPLQAIRHILVPLILPALIATGLYAFINAWNEFFFALVLLKSPELMTIQVNLSRLRGVEGLARWGPLAAGSVLATIPTLILFAFMQRRLVSGLLAGGVKA, from the coding sequence GTGAGCGCTCCTGAGAGCTTTTACCGCCGCAAATCCAAGTTTTCCGGCTCCCGCTTGCTGATGTCGCTGCTGATGTGGGGCTTCGTCCTGTTCTTGGCGTTTCCGGTGGTGTGGCTTCTCTCCACCGCCTTCAAACCCAACGCTGAAATCTTCGGCGCGGCCAGCTTTTTTCCCAAAGCGCCGACGCTGAGCAATTTCTCGGAGGCCATCAGCGACCTCGGGGTCTTGCAGAGCGCCTTCAATACCTTCAAAGTCAGCATTATCTCGGCGGCACTGACGCTGGCGATTGCCACGCCGGCTTCCTACGCGCTGGCCAGACGGCCCAGCGGCATCAACAAAGCGGTGCTGATCTGGATTTTGGTGACGCAGACCTTTCCCGTCATCTTGGTTCTGGTACCGCTGTTCCTGATTCTGGCCCGCTTCGGCCTGGTCAATACCCACCTCGGCCTGATTTTGGTGTACGTAGTGTGGAGCCTGCCGTTCGTACTGTGGATGCTGCAAGGCTACATCGCGGGCATTCCGGTTGAGCTGGAAGAAGCGGCGGCGGTGGACGGAGCCACGCCTCTGCAGGCCATTCGCCACATCCTGGTGCCGCTGATCTTGCCGGCACTGATCGCCACCGGCTTATACGCTTTCATCAACGCTTGGAATGAGTTTTTCTTCGCGCTGGTGCTGCTCAAGTCGCCCGAACTGATGACCATCCAGGTCAATTTGTCGCGGCTGCGGGGCGTCGAGGGCCTAGCCCGTTGGGGGCCGCTGGCGGCGGGCAGCGTGCTGGCCACCATTCCCACGCTGATTTTGTTCGCCTTTATGCAGCGCCGCTTGGTGTCGGGCCTGCTGGCGGGCGGGGTCAAGGCTTAA
- a CDS encoding FadR/GntR family transcriptional regulator, producing the protein MTKLPTTDQTADSRAFQVSRYLMEYIRHERLKAGDAVPSEVKLSRELNVSRSVVREAYRTLAATGVIDISNGKTPRVSRIDSLPVSALMRHAMYTGQVTPLQIMELRSALDTQAARLAARHATPDALESLQRALDAMREAGPIGGAYIRHDVHFHALLAEASGNPLIALQVTALSKAARYSIRAGRNAEPSALGFAELLMRHQVLLAAVKAGHEQAAVEASQMHFTAAEAALDLALQEE; encoded by the coding sequence ATGACTAAACTTCCCACCACCGACCAAACTGCTGACAGCCGCGCTTTTCAGGTCAGCCGCTACTTGATGGAATACATCCGTCACGAGCGCTTGAAAGCAGGTGACGCGGTGCCAAGTGAAGTGAAACTGAGCCGTGAGCTCAATGTCAGCCGCAGCGTGGTGCGCGAAGCTTACCGGACGCTGGCGGCCACCGGGGTGATCGACATTTCCAACGGCAAGACCCCCAGAGTCAGCCGGATCGACTCGCTGCCGGTCAGCGCCCTGATGCGCCACGCCATGTACACCGGACAGGTCACGCCGCTGCAAATCATGGAGTTGCGCTCGGCGCTCGACACCCAGGCGGCGCGTTTGGCAGCCCGTCACGCCACGCCCGACGCGCTGGAGTCACTTCAGCGGGCGCTGGACGCCATGCGTGAAGCGGGGCCGATTGGAGGCGCGTACATTCGCCACGACGTTCACTTTCACGCGCTGTTGGCCGAGGCGTCGGGCAACCCTTTGATCGCGCTGCAAGTCACAGCGCTGAGCAAAGCTGCCCGCTACAGCATCCGCGCCGGGCGCAATGCCGAGCCGTCGGCGCTGGGGTTTGCCGAGCTGCTGATGCGCCACCAAGTGCTGCTCGCCGCAGTGAAAGCGGGCCACGAGCAGGCCGCTGTGGAGGCCAGTCAGATGCATTTCACGGCGGCGGAAGCAGCACTCGACCTTGCCCTGCAAGAGGAATGA
- a CDS encoding acyl-CoA dehydrogenase family protein, which yields MTGTLDQTTAVFTRSGRTQDLQQRLSAFMQEHIYPNEAEFARQVDTGNRWEHVQLIEDLKPLAREAGLWNLFLPRESDPEGQFGAGLSSLDYAPLCEIMGRVWWAPEIFNCNAPDTGNMEVLTRYGTKEQQETWLTPLLNGEIRSCFAMTEPEVASSDATNIESSITRDGDEYVLNGRKWWTSGAGDPRCKVVIFMGKTDPNAERHLQQSMILVPLDAKGVTVKRMLTVFGYDDAPHGHAEVIFENVRVPITSMLLGEGRGFEIAQGRLGPGRIHHCMRLIGQAERALELMVARAAERVAFGKPLAAHQHIHELIAESRIEIDQARLLTLQAAHMMDTVGNKAARSQIAAIKVVAPNVALKVIDRAIQVFGGAGVSGDTPLAQMYAQARTLRLADGPDIVHLETVAKMELKRQGVDTRRKGNGA from the coding sequence ATGACCGGTACATTAGATCAGACCACTGCGGTATTTACCCGCTCAGGGCGCACCCAAGACTTGCAGCAGCGCCTCAGCGCCTTTATGCAGGAGCACATCTATCCCAACGAGGCCGAGTTTGCCCGGCAAGTCGACACCGGTAACCGCTGGGAACACGTGCAGCTCATTGAAGACCTCAAGCCTCTGGCGCGTGAAGCGGGCTTATGGAACCTGTTTTTGCCGCGTGAAAGCGACCCGGAAGGCCAGTTCGGTGCAGGTCTGAGCAGCCTCGACTATGCGCCGCTGTGCGAGATCATGGGCCGGGTCTGGTGGGCACCCGAAATCTTTAACTGCAATGCCCCTGACACCGGCAACATGGAAGTGCTGACCCGCTACGGCACCAAAGAGCAGCAAGAAACCTGGTTGACGCCGCTGCTGAACGGTGAAATCCGCTCCTGCTTCGCCATGACCGAGCCGGAAGTGGCCTCGTCGGACGCCACCAACATCGAATCCAGCATCACCCGCGACGGCGACGAGTATGTACTCAACGGGCGCAAGTGGTGGACCTCGGGCGCAGGCGATCCCCGCTGCAAAGTCGTCATCTTCATGGGCAAGACCGACCCCAACGCCGAGCGCCACTTGCAGCAGTCGATGATTCTGGTGCCGCTGGACGCCAAAGGCGTGACCGTCAAGCGGATGCTGACGGTGTTCGGTTACGACGACGCGCCGCACGGCCACGCCGAGGTCATCTTCGAGAATGTGCGTGTACCCATCACCAGCATGCTGCTGGGCGAGGGGCGCGGCTTTGAAATCGCGCAGGGCCGCCTCGGGCCGGGCCGGATTCACCACTGCATGCGCCTGATCGGGCAGGCTGAGCGGGCTTTGGAATTGATGGTGGCGCGGGCCGCTGAGCGTGTGGCGTTCGGCAAACCGCTGGCCGCTCACCAGCACATTCATGAGCTGATCGCCGAGAGCCGCATCGAGATTGACCAAGCCCGCCTCCTGACCTTGCAAGCCGCCCACATGATGGACACGGTGGGCAACAAGGCCGCCCGCTCGCAGATCGCTGCCATCAAAGTGGTCGCGCCAAACGTGGCCCTTAAAGTCATCGACCGCGCCATTCAGGTGTTCGGCGGCGCGGGCGTCAGCGGCGACACACCATTGGCCCAGATGTACGCTCAGGCCCGCACTCTGCGGCTGGCCGACGGCCCCGACATCGTGCATTTGGAAACGGTAGCCAAAATGGAACTCAAGCGGCAAGGCGTGGACACCCGGAGGAAAGGAAATGGAGCTTAA
- a CDS encoding phosphotransferase family protein: MSAPSSDTARVRRGEELDLDALHAVLRPVLGDVQLEVEQFPGGHSNLTYLVKAGAGDSAAEYVLRRAPLGPVAPKAHDMVREFHLLEKIHPVFPEAPRPVFLCEDAAVLGAPFFLMERRRGVIIRTSMPPEYADLPSAPRQASEALVDTLARLHAVDLVSSGLSNSGKPEGFNRRQVEGWAGRWQRAETHPSVHSKQVVDWLLSNVPAESAHTIVHNDFKLDNLMLASDDPSKVVALLDWEMTAIGDPLVDLGLTMAYWTQRGFPEHQRTPVGEPAAAQGFLTRAEFLERYAEQTGRDLSNLRWYEVLGVFKLAVILQQIYARYHAGQTTDERFALLGEQAQALIEEGARQIGEGA, translated from the coding sequence GTGAGCGCCCCTTCCTCTGATACGGCCCGCGTCCGCAGGGGTGAGGAACTTGATCTGGACGCTCTGCATGCGGTTTTGCGGCCGGTGCTGGGCGACGTCCAGCTTGAAGTCGAGCAGTTTCCCGGCGGCCACAGCAACTTGACGTATCTGGTGAAGGCCGGAGCAGGTGACAGTGCAGCCGAGTACGTGCTGCGCCGCGCTCCGCTGGGGCCGGTTGCGCCCAAAGCCCACGATATGGTGCGCGAGTTTCACCTCCTCGAAAAAATCCATCCGGTGTTCCCCGAAGCGCCGCGTCCCGTCTTTTTGTGCGAGGACGCGGCGGTGCTGGGGGCTCCCTTTTTCCTGATGGAGCGGCGCAGGGGTGTGATCATTCGCACCTCCATGCCGCCCGAATACGCCGACTTGCCCAGCGCCCCCCGCCAAGCGTCCGAAGCGCTGGTCGACACGCTGGCGCGGCTGCACGCCGTAGACCTGGTCAGCAGCGGCCTGAGCAACTCAGGTAAGCCCGAAGGTTTTAACCGCCGCCAGGTCGAAGGCTGGGCCGGACGCTGGCAACGCGCCGAGACGCACCCGAGCGTCCACAGCAAGCAGGTGGTTGACTGGCTGCTGTCCAACGTGCCTGCTGAAAGCGCTCACACCATTGTCCACAACGATTTCAAGCTGGATAACCTGATGCTCGCTTCAGATGATCCGTCCAAAGTGGTGGCCCTGCTCGACTGGGAGATGACGGCCATCGGCGACCCGCTGGTGGACTTGGGGCTGACCATGGCCTACTGGACGCAGCGCGGCTTTCCGGAGCACCAGCGCACGCCGGTTGGCGAACCTGCCGCCGCGCAGGGTTTTTTGACCCGTGCCGAATTTCTGGAGCGCTACGCCGAGCAAACGGGACGCGACCTCTCGAACCTGCGCTGGTATGAAGTGCTGGGCGTCTTTAAGCTCGCAGTGATTTTGCAGCAGATCTACGCCCGCTACCACGCCGGACAAACCACCGACGAGCGCTTTGCTCTGCTCGGTGAGCAGGCCCAAGCCCTCATCGAAGAAGGAGCGCGGCAAATAGGGGAGGGGGCTTAA
- the pgi gene encoding glucose-6-phosphate isomerase translates to MTKPTSLTQQPAWQALERHYDQLKDKQLRELFADDAGRGEKLTAEGAGLFLDYSKNRVTDETLRLLLQLAEQTGVAAKRDAMFAGEKINVTEGRAVLHTALRVPKGGTVMVDGVNVVPEVHAVLDKMAAFADQVRAGTWLGYTGKPIKNIVNIGIGGSDLGPVMAYEGLKFYSQRNLTVRFVSNVDGTDLVEKTHGFDPAETLFIVSSKTFTTQETMANATSARAWLLGTLKDDSAVARHFVAVSTNAEAVSKFGIDTTNMFGFWDWVGGRYSMDSAIGLSLMIAVGPAHFQELLAGFHEMDEHFRTAPADKNLPMLLALLGVWYDDFFDAQTVAILPYDQYLSHFSAYLQQLDMESNGKHVTLEGDLVDYQTGPVIWGQPGTNGQHAFYQLIHQGTKLIPCDFIGFIQTLNPLTPHHDLLMANVFAQTEALAFGKTRQEVEADGVEAEQVAHRVFEGNRPTNTILADKLTPRILGSLIALYEHKVFVQGAIWNINSFDQWGVELGKVLASKIVPELQAGAEPDLQHDSSTNALIRRYRAGRRAE, encoded by the coding sequence ATGACAAAACCCACTTCTCTAACCCAACAGCCGGCTTGGCAAGCCTTAGAGCGTCACTACGATCAGCTTAAAGACAAGCAGTTGCGGGAGTTGTTCGCCGACGACGCCGGGCGCGGCGAAAAGCTGACTGCCGAGGGCGCGGGCCTGTTTCTGGATTACTCCAAGAACCGGGTGACCGACGAAACGCTCAGGCTCCTGCTACAGCTTGCCGAACAGACCGGCGTGGCCGCCAAGCGCGACGCCATGTTTGCGGGCGAGAAAATCAACGTGACCGAAGGCCGAGCCGTGCTGCATACCGCCCTGCGCGTTCCCAAGGGCGGCACGGTGATGGTGGACGGCGTGAACGTGGTGCCGGAAGTTCACGCGGTGCTGGACAAGATGGCCGCCTTCGCTGATCAGGTACGGGCTGGGACATGGCTGGGTTACACTGGCAAGCCGATCAAAAATATCGTCAATATCGGCATCGGCGGCTCTGATCTCGGCCCGGTGATGGCTTACGAGGGCCTTAAGTTCTACAGTCAGCGCAACCTGACCGTGCGCTTCGTCTCGAACGTGGACGGCACCGACCTCGTCGAAAAAACACACGGTTTTGACCCCGCCGAGACGCTGTTTATCGTCTCCAGCAAGACCTTCACCACGCAGGAAACCATGGCGAACGCGACCTCGGCGCGGGCTTGGCTGCTGGGAACGTTGAAAGACGACTCGGCGGTGGCGCGGCACTTCGTGGCCGTCTCCACCAACGCGGAGGCGGTGAGCAAGTTTGGCATCGACACCACCAACATGTTCGGCTTCTGGGACTGGGTGGGCGGGCGCTACAGCATGGACAGCGCCATCGGCCTGTCGCTGATGATTGCCGTTGGCCCCGCCCACTTTCAAGAGCTGCTGGCCGGGTTTCACGAGATGGACGAGCATTTCCGCACCGCGCCCGCCGACAAAAATCTGCCGATGCTGCTGGCCCTGTTGGGCGTGTGGTACGACGATTTTTTTGACGCCCAGACCGTTGCTATTTTGCCCTACGACCAATACCTCTCGCACTTCAGCGCTTATTTGCAGCAGCTCGATATGGAGAGCAACGGCAAGCATGTGACGCTTGAGGGCGATCTGGTGGATTATCAGACCGGCCCAGTCATCTGGGGACAGCCCGGCACCAACGGCCAGCACGCGTTTTATCAACTGATTCACCAGGGCACCAAGCTGATTCCCTGCGATTTCATCGGCTTTATTCAGACGCTCAATCCGCTGACGCCGCACCACGATCTGCTGATGGCCAACGTGTTCGCTCAAACCGAGGCGCTGGCGTTCGGCAAGACCCGGCAGGAAGTCGAAGCCGACGGTGTCGAGGCTGAACAAGTGGCGCACCGCGTCTTTGAAGGCAACCGGCCCACCAATACCATCTTGGCCGACAAACTGACCCCGCGCATTCTGGGCAGCTTGATCGCCCTGTACGAACACAAAGTCTTCGTGCAGGGCGCGATCTGGAACATCAATTCGTTTGATCAGTGGGGCGTAGAACTCGGTAAGGTGCTGGCCTCCAAAATCGTGCCGGAGCTGCAAGCCGGGGCCGAGCCGGATTTGCAGCACGACAGCAGCACCAACGCTTTGATTCGGCGCTACCGGGCGGGCAGACGGGCGGAGTAG